Within Chitinivibrionia bacterium, the genomic segment ACTTCCGTTGTATTTTTAGATTTGTGTATCAAATTCTCCTAAAAACACGACTTCCGTTTCAAGTAAAATATGGAATTTTTCATTTACTCTTTTTCGCACTTCGGCAATAATCTTGCGAACATCTTCGGCAGTTGCGTTTCCTGTGTTTACAATGAAATTAGTGTGTTTTTCGCTGATTTGTGCGCCGCCTATGGAAAAACCGCGCAAGCCTGCGTCGTCAATTAACTTCCACGCGCTATATCCATCCTTGGGGTTTTTGAAAATCGAGCCGCAACAACGCCCCTCAATCGGTTGGTCTGCTTTGCGTTTTTTTATAACATCACCTTGACGGGCAAGCAAAACTCCGAACTTTATTTCCATAGAAAACTCAAAATCCACCCAAAGAATTATGCAGTTTTTTTCTTTGAAAGTACTGTCTCGATAAGCAAATCTTGCCTTGTGTTTCGGTATAATTACTTCTTTGTCCAAATTGCAATCGTAAATACAAATTTGTGTAATATTATCTGAAATAGTTTGTGAGTATGCGCCTGCGTTCATAGCAACCGCGCCGCCGATTGTGCCGGGTATTCCCGACAATTCTTCCAGTCCCGGTAGTTTTGCTTGAATAGCTTCTCGGATTAGCGCGCTTATGTTTACACCTGCTTCAACTCTTATCGAATTTTTTGATAAAGGTATAATTCCGTCCATACGTTGTGTGTTTATTACAAGTCCGCGAAATCCTTTGTCGCTTATAAGAAAATTTGTGCCGTTCCCTAAAATTGTGTAGGGGATATTTTTTTTCTGTGCGAAATTTAAGGAATATTCTATGTCTTTTGCACAGCGAACAGCGACAAAATAATCAGCGGCGCCACCAATTCCGTAGCCGTTTTTTGTTTTGTCTGCCATTATCACGTTTTCCTGAATTTCAGGAATTTGTGCATCGATGCTCTGATTTTCCTGTAGTTTTTCCTCCGACAAATTATCCTCCGCTTTTTGTGCTTGCATTATCGCCTGCGATTTTCTTCTACAATTCGTGCTTGCGGACTGTCGGGACACTGTCTCAGAAGCTGGTTCCACATACTATCTCTGTTTCGTCCCTGCCCTTGTCTGTGGAAAATAAGTCCGAGCCTGTGCAATGCCGAACACGCAAGGTCGCCTTCTCTATTTTCTCTGTAAAAATTCTGAAAATGCGTTTTTGCGGTTTCGAGTGAATCTATTGCAAAAAATGCCTCTGCTTTCCAGAATAGGGCAGTGGAAGCGTCTTCGCTTTCGGGGTATCTTTCCAGAAAATCGCTGAAATCACTTATGGCAAGAGCAAAATTTCCGTTATCGAAATTACTTCTTGCTAAATTAAATAATTCTATGCGTTCTTGCTCTGCTACTGCGACTACGAGTGAGTCCTGTCTTGCTCTTTCCGCCATTTGCATTGCTATCAGGTCGGTTATCCGCGTCATTTCAAAAATTCTGTTCTGACTTTCGGCAACATTTCCCGATAGTTGAAAAAGCATTTCATTTAGCCTGTCGAGCGCAATTTCAACGGCTACCCTGTGGAGGGCAGCCGTCCGATTTTCTCCTTCTCGTTTTTCTTCCATAGCCGCTAATTCGCTACGCAGAATATCAACGCGGTTTTGCACCTCTACAAGCTCCCGTGTTCGCAAAACAGTCATTTTGGCGCAGGAAACAAGAAAGAGGCACAAAAAAATCAAAAACAAGAAGCGTATTATTATCACGATTATATTACCTTGCAATTACCGTGTATTCTACTCTTCTGTTCGCTTGATGGCAATCCTCGTTGGTACCGCAGTTATGTCTTGCGGGTCTTTCTTTACCGAAAGATGTCATCTCGAGGCGATTTGTTGCAACGCCGAAACGAACAAGGGCGTCTCTTACAGCTCTCGCTCTTCTTTCGCCGAGAGCCAAGTTGTATTCAACTGTTCCTCTGTCGTCCGTATGACCGTCCAAACGAACTCTGATTTGTGTGTGCGCATTCAAGAATGTTGCGGCAGTCTGGATTTGACGAATTGCTTCAGGTGTCAAATCGTGTCTGTCAAATCCGAAGAATACTGTTTGCAAGTTTCTTGCAATTTCGGCTGACAAATCTACTACGGGTGTAAACGCAGTAGTGTCGGGCTCCCAAACCTGTGCCGGTGGCGGCGGTGGCGGTGGGGGTGGTGGGGGTGTTTCAACTGTTGGTGGCGTTTGTCTTGCACAACCCACCAAGGCAAGGCACAAAATTGCCGCGGAAATAGTCAGAAATCTTTTCAAGTTTCTCATTAGTTCCTTCTCCTTCATTTATTGGTTAATGTATAAATTCAAAAATTATCCGCCTAAAAATAATTTTTCGCAAAAGTAAAAAATGAGAAAAAATGAAAAATTGTGTATTTTTTGAATTTGCGCTGTATTTTTTCTTCAAAACGTCGCATTTCAAACGTCGCTTCTTGATGTTGTCGAAAATAAAAAGGCGAACGCCGAAACGTTCGCCTTTTTTTGCCCGTTTTTCTACTGCGTTTTTTATGTATTTTTGTGCGTTTTTTTTATATAGAAACTTTAAATTAAGGAGAAAGGTTTATGTTATACGCTTACATTCGCGTAAGTACCGATGCGCAATCGGTCGAAAATCAAAGGTTTGCCATAGAAGAATACTGCAAACAAAACTCGCTTTCGGTAAACAAATGGATAGACGAAAGCGTTTCGGGTAAAATTGTTGCAAAAAAGCGATTGCTTGGCGGCTTAATGGCTAAATTGAGAAAAGGCGACACGCTTATTTGCTCAGAAATTTCGCGTTTGGGGCGAGATATGCTTATGGTTATGGGAATTTTGAACGAATGCGCCTGCAAAGGTGTAAAAATCATAGGCGTAAAAGGCAATTACCGCTTGGAAAACAGCCTGCACTCAAAGATATTTGCAATGGCTTACAGTATTTCATCGGAACTGGAAAGAGAGTTTATTTCACAAAGAACAAAAGACGCGCTCGCCCGCAAAAAAGCGGAAGGCGTAAAGCTCGGGCGTCCGACAGGCGCTAAAAACAAGAATGTTAAGCTGAAAGGCAAAGAGCAAAGAATAATTGATTGGAGAAAAGACAAAGTTCCTATCGTACAAATAGCGAATATTTTAAAAGTGGACAGAAGCACGGTAAGGCGATTTATTAAAGATTATGTTATTTCGGAAAACAAATAAGGTTATAAAAAATATCTTCGAGCTAAAAACAAAGACAAAATTTGCCGATGAACAAAAAAAATGAACAATAAAGCAAAAAAAATGAGCAAAAATAACATTGTTGTACTATAATTACTATGTCTATGTAAATGCAATAAAAAACGGTCGTTTATTTTGTATTGCCTTAGCAGAAAATTTAGAGAAGTAGAAAAAAACAGAAAAATAAATTGTGTTATTTAATGAAAGGAGTGAAGTTATGAACTTCAAAAAATGTAGTGTGGCTATGGTTGCCATAATTACAATGGTTTTAGCGACAGTATCGTTTGCGCACTTACCGAGCGCCAACAGCAGGTCGGTAATAATGGGACGACAAACAGGTCCCGACGGTGAACTAATTAGTGAATTCGGTGGTCGCGGTCCAAGATCGGGCGGCTACAGAAGTCCTGCAGCGTGGAGTCGGGATATTCAGTATCAAGGCAGTCATATTCGGGGCGAAGGTGATACTGTATGGCACGGGACTTTTAACGGACAGCGCCTCTATTGGTGGGCAAGATTTGCCGCTGACAGTACAGCTGTTCCCGGAGAAATGGCTCGCGAAGGTGGAACACCGCCTTGGGTTTTAATAAACTCGGCGTCAGCGTTAAGCAACAATGGTCGTCCGAACTTTCAGGCGGCAACTTGGCACGGCAACAGAACCACTATTCCTGCAATCAGAAATATCCCCGCAGGTCAAGCAAGAGTGCCGACTTGGAGAGACGGCGCTTGCGGTGCGTATGCTATTACACTTGATGACATCGGTTCAATGCCGTTTGACTTATCTGTTCGTCCGGCTTGGGATTTGCTTAGATATCACACAAACCCAACTTTCAGAGAAATTAAAATGGCTTGGGGTATTCACGTTGGCTTAATGGACGATAATGACTGGACACACGCAATCGAAATGGTGGCTCGCTACGGACACGAAATGTTTAACCACTCCATTGACCACACTTCTGCGGCTGATGGTTGGCAAATATTTTTCCCGGGGCAGAACGTATCGGAAACCGACCCTGCTGTTCCGCCATCAATTCGCGGACTTGAAGTTGTCGGAACTTGGAGAGTTTTTGCACGTTCGGCACAAGGTGTTTGGGTAGGAAGCGGAGGCAGAACAATGCCGGGTGGAACAGCAACTACGCCGCCTGCGGGTCTGGAGCCTTTTAACTTCGGTCCTGATGCGGATGGCGGTCGTTGGGCTCCGGGGTCGTCGCACGCAACAAGTTTTAACTGGACAGCTGCGCAAGCCGCAACCACCAACGCTTCAAGTTTCGGAAATCCCGCAACTCATATGCCTAACGGCTCTCTCTGGATTGACAATGCTCCCAATGGCACAGGCGGTCATCCTTTTACAATTTTTGCTGAAAGCGATATGGTGACAATTCAATACCCTGCATACTGGACAGGATACGACCCTGCGACAAACGCTCGTTGGGATGACCCGCGCATAATAATAACTCCGAATCCGACCGGGTTTTTTAGAGGACATCCGATTCAAACGGTGACACTTGCAGGCGGACAAAGAGTGTTTGTTGCATATTCGGAGCCGTTTAACTACGATGCAGATCAGTTTACAGGACATCAAACAGGTTATATAGCAGCGACAGGGGCTCAATGGTTTGAAAATCTTGAGACTAACTATCCTCACTTCTTCAACGGAGCGCGTATTCAAACAGACTGGAATTCACCGGGTTGCACACAAAGCGGTTGCCCCACAGCAGGACAACCGGGCTGGTTTGTTTCCACAAGAGACCTCGGACGTCCGGGTTTTGCGGCAAAACTCTTTGTATCAGAAGCGTGGAACCCTGCGATGAGAGCAAGAAACATCGATACTGCGAACTACATTATTAACAGAAATATTTTTGAAAACATCACAACAGCGGGCGAACATTTCGCAAGAGGCAGACGAAGTGAGTTTTACGGCTTCCCGTTTGACATTTACGACGAAAATTTGTTGATGTATTTGTATAACGGTGTAAATCAGCAAGTAACTAACAGATTTGTAGGTGCGCGCGGCGGTGCGAAATCGGGTCAGCCGATGTCAGGAGACTTCTTCCACCCGTTCCGTATTGACTTTGACGCGTTCTTTATAAACAACAGCACTTGGAGAGCCGATAACAGCCACTTACCTCAATTTAAAGTGCCGCACAATGCGCACGTTCTTTTGGGTATCAACGAAATGGTTGACGACATCGTTGAGGCAAACGGCTTTATGATCCGCGAGTTGCACTCGGTATCAATTCATACCGACGGTCCCGGTTTCAGTCAAGGCGGTGGACAAGTAGTCAGCACCATACCTTGGTTTGACGAAAGCTTGCCTGATGAATTGTGGCCCGTTAACACACAAATGTGGCAAGGACAGCGCACAGGTGGCTGGTGGGGCGGTATTACCGTAAGACAGATGGAAGAGCACTTCACTCACGTCGCAAACCTCATTGACCAAAGACATTTGACCGTGTTTACACCATCAGAGGCGGTAAAATATCGTATGACCAGAAATGCGTTCAATACGGATGCAAATCTTACGGAAGAAGGTCTAAACTGGACTGTCAGACTTACGCCTACTTCTGCGCAAGCGGCAAGTGCTGTTGATGAAATCCATCGCGAAGAAATCAGCGTTATCGTTAATCTCGGAACACATGTTCAAAGCCTTGGGGTATCTTACGACGGAACTACGACAAACACAAGCGACTTGAATTCGCCGAGAAGAAGACCCAGACCAATGGATTGGGTTGCAGGTCAAGGTGCGCAAATCTGGTCGGTGTCAATAAATCCGTTCAGAACTGCTAACCATTCCGCGCTTCTTATCAGAGACGGCGACTGGCATGGTCAGGACATCGTATTTAACGAAAACCCCGGCGAATTTATTCCTGCAGGAATTACTAACGGCAGAACAATGAATCGTGTAGCTCCTCGTGCACAGTTCGCAGGTATCAGAAACGGACAAATCAACTTGAATTTGCAGTCAGGAAACTATACCGTGCAACTCTTTAATCTGCAAGGAAGAATGATAGGCAGTGCAAATATTAACGCATTAAACGGCGTAAATGCAACGGGTCTCAGAACAGACCACCTTGCAAGAGGCTTGTTAATATTGCAAGTAAGAGACGCTCAAGGCGCATCAGTATTGCAACACAGATTTATGTTAAGATAAACATTTCGTTTATTATTTCGCATAAAAGAAAAAAGGCAGACGTCCCAATCGTCTGCCTTTTTTTGTTTCTCCCCAAAAACACCAAATCGCCGAAATAAAATGAAATCCTCGAAACATATCGTGTGCAAATAGTATTTTTGCGGTATATTTGTAGTAAAGCGGAGGGTTTTATGGTTTACAAAGATTTACCGTACGGAATGTCGAATTTTGCCGATTTGGTTGAAAGTAATTATGCTTATGTCGATAAAACGCGATTTGTAGAATTTTTGGAAAAAGAAAGTTGCCGTTATCAATTTTTTGTCCGTCCGCGACGTTTTGGTAAAAGTTTATTTTTGTCGGTTATGGAAAACTACTACGATTTTAACAAAAAAGATAAATTTGAAAGCACGTTCGGCGATTTTTATATCGGCAAACATCCTACTTCCGAACAAGGAAAATACGCGGTTGTCCGATTTGATTTTTCAGGAGTAAAAACAGATAATCACGATGAGTTCAAAGTATCTTTTTCAAATAATGTGCAGGAGACAATCCGTAGCTTTTTTGACTTGTACCAAAATGTTTTTCCCGACGCAAAGGATATAATGAAAAGGTTAGTCAGCGAAAATCTTGGAACTGACGCCGTGTCGTTATTGTGTAATGTTGCCTACAAACACAACATTCCTGTCTTTGTAATTATCGACGAATACGACAGTTTTGCCAATAATCTTATTGCGATAGGCGACGCGTACAAAAACGAAATGGGGAGCGACGGGTCTGTGCGCACTTTTTACGAGACCTTAAAAAAAGGAACAACTTCTTCGATTAAGCGAATATTTATAACAGGCATAAGCCCGATGATGGCAACGGATTTAACAAGTGGTTTTAATATGGCGATAAACTATAGCCTGTCCCCCAAATACAACGAAATGTTCGGTTTTACGCACGAAGAAGTCAATTGGCTGATAAATGAAACAGGAATCGACAGAAATTTGATAAAAAAAGTTGATATGGAGGCTTATTACAACGGCTATTTATTTAACCAAAAAGGTGAAAGTAAAGTTTACAATTCTCAAATGATCTTGTTTGTTTTTAACCAGATTAAAATGACAGGTGAGCAACCGGAAGAAATCGTTGATGCAAATCTGAAAACCGATTACGGACGGTTGCGACGGCTTGCAGGAAACGAAAACAACAGAAAAAAATTACTGTCAATCGCTTTGGACGGCGGGATTTTTGGAAGTGTAGTCGGACGTTTTTCGCAAAACGAGCTCGAAAAAGAAGAGTATTTTATTTCATTGCTGTTTTATTTGGGAATGCTGACGATAGGCGGATTTGAAAGAGGCGAAATTTGGCTCAAAATCCCTAATTATTCCGTAAAAACGCTTTTCTGGGAGTATCTGATTTCTTATATTCAGAGTTTGGAGCAAAAAGAAACGGACTTTTCCGAAATAACAAAAGCAAGCAAGGGTATGGCTTACGACGGCGATTACAATTCGTTTTTGAATTATTTCGTTGAAAATTACCTAAAACGCCTTTCAAACAGAGACCTTATGGTTTTTGACGAAAAATATATTAAGGTTATGATGCTTGCAATTTTGTTTGGCAGTAGTTTGTATCATCCGATTTCCGAAAATGAAAATATGGACGGATATTGCGATATTTATCTGCAAAGACACCACGCTGTTTCCGATGTTGAATACGAGTATATTTTTGAGTTGAAATACGTAAAAACCGATACGGCTGAAAAAGAAAAAGAAGCAAAGTTCGCAGAAGCGTTTGCTCAACTAGAGGAATACAAAAAAGACCCTCGTTTTGTCGGCAGAAACGACATTAAATTTATTGCTATTGTGTTTGCAGGAAAAGGGAATTTCGAGGCGAGGGAGAACTAAAACGAATACCCAATCGAAAAATGGATAACTCCCGGTATTCCCGTTCTGTTTGCTTCGCTGTTTCTTTTTCGGCTTTCGTTATCTATGGGGACTGCGTAAGATAACCCTATGGGACCGATAGGGGTGATGTAGTTTATTCCGCCTCCGACGGAGTATTTTATCGGCTTAAAATCGGCGTTGTTTTTGTCGGTTATTGTTCCGAAGTCGGCGAAAATCGGGATTTCGATGTTTCCTAAAGCGCTTCGCAGTTCCGCCGAATAATAGAGCGCCGAATATCCCAAAATCGGATAGCCGTCGTTTGTTAGCCACAACTCGCCCTCGCGAAAGCCTCGGACTGTTCTTGTTCCGCCTATGCTGAATAATCTGTCCATTGCAACCTTGTCGTTTTTTCCGTAGGGCATTGCTTTTCCGCCCGCGCCTCGCAGCGCCAAAGTCGTAAATTTCGATACGGGCAGAAAAAATCGCACGTCGGCTTCCGCCTTAACAAAATCGTCCTGAAGCGAATTAAATCCGTGCGAAGCGGTAAATTGCGTCGATATTACGCCGCCAATTCTCGGACGGATTTTTGAGTCGCGAAAATCAAAGCTTGCGTTGGGACTTATCAAAACTACGTGCCGCAGTTCGTTAATAAGCGAAAGATCGACGACGTCGCTTGTATCGAATTCGTTGTAGGCGTAGTTTTTGAACGGGTACAAATATCTTGTTTCGTAGTTTAGTCCCATTCCAAAATTAAGCTTGCTGTTTGGAGAAAACGAAATTCCGCAACCGCTTCCGATTGCCCGCGACCAAAATTTTCGCTCCATAACCTCGTTCCATCGGGAATATAAATCCGCGTTAAACGAAAGCTTTTCGTTGAAGAAAAACGGGTCTGTAAAATTCACTTCTCCATAATATTCTTTTACCGATATTCCCGCCCCGACCGACAATGTCTTGTTTAATCCCAGAAAATTGCGATTGGTTAGTTTTACTCTCGAATAAACGCGTTGTTCGTTGTTGTATCCTACCGAAAAATTCAGCAAAAACGGATAAACTTCCTCAAAAAACAGCGATATATCGTTAGTATCGCCGTTTGGAGTCGTTATCGAATAAACCGAGCGAAACGCGTTAATTTTGCGCGTTTGCCTTAAGTTGT encodes:
- a CDS encoding tetratricopeptide repeat protein; the encoded protein is MQNRVDILRSELAAMEEKREGENRTAALHRVAVEIALDRLNEMLFQLSGNVAESQNRIFEMTRITDLIAMQMAERARQDSLVVAVAEQERIELFNLARSNFDNGNFALAISDFSDFLERYPESEDASTALFWKAEAFFAIDSLETAKTHFQNFYRENREGDLACSALHRLGLIFHRQGQGRNRDSMWNQLLRQCPDSPQARIVEENRRR
- a CDS encoding T9SS type A sorting domain-containing protein, producing MNFKKCSVAMVAIITMVLATVSFAHLPSANSRSVIMGRQTGPDGELISEFGGRGPRSGGYRSPAAWSRDIQYQGSHIRGEGDTVWHGTFNGQRLYWWARFAADSTAVPGEMAREGGTPPWVLINSASALSNNGRPNFQAATWHGNRTTIPAIRNIPAGQARVPTWRDGACGAYAITLDDIGSMPFDLSVRPAWDLLRYHTNPTFREIKMAWGIHVGLMDDNDWTHAIEMVARYGHEMFNHSIDHTSAADGWQIFFPGQNVSETDPAVPPSIRGLEVVGTWRVFARSAQGVWVGSGGRTMPGGTATTPPAGLEPFNFGPDADGGRWAPGSSHATSFNWTAAQAATTNASSFGNPATHMPNGSLWIDNAPNGTGGHPFTIFAESDMVTIQYPAYWTGYDPATNARWDDPRIIITPNPTGFFRGHPIQTVTLAGGQRVFVAYSEPFNYDADQFTGHQTGYIAATGAQWFENLETNYPHFFNGARIQTDWNSPGCTQSGCPTAGQPGWFVSTRDLGRPGFAAKLFVSEAWNPAMRARNIDTANYIINRNIFENITTAGEHFARGRRSEFYGFPFDIYDENLLMYLYNGVNQQVTNRFVGARGGAKSGQPMSGDFFHPFRIDFDAFFINNSTWRADNSHLPQFKVPHNAHVLLGINEMVDDIVEANGFMIRELHSVSIHTDGPGFSQGGGQVVSTIPWFDESLPDELWPVNTQMWQGQRTGGWWGGITVRQMEEHFTHVANLIDQRHLTVFTPSEAVKYRMTRNAFNTDANLTEEGLNWTVRLTPTSAQAASAVDEIHREEISVIVNLGTHVQSLGVSYDGTTTNTSDLNSPRRRPRPMDWVAGQGAQIWSVSINPFRTANHSALLIRDGDWHGQDIVFNENPGEFIPAGITNGRTMNRVAPRAQFAGIRNGQINLNLQSGNYTVQLFNLQGRMIGSANINALNGVNATGLRTDHLARGLLILQVRDAQGASVLQHRFMLR
- the murB gene encoding UDP-N-acetylmuramate dehydrogenase translates to MQAQKAEDNLSEEKLQENQSIDAQIPEIQENVIMADKTKNGYGIGGAADYFVAVRCAKDIEYSLNFAQKKNIPYTILGNGTNFLISDKGFRGLVINTQRMDGIIPLSKNSIRVEAGVNISALIREAIQAKLPGLEELSGIPGTIGGAVAMNAGAYSQTISDNITQICIYDCNLDKEVIIPKHKARFAYRDSTFKEKNCIILWVDFEFSMEIKFGVLLARQGDVIKKRKADQPIEGRCCGSIFKNPKDGYSAWKLIDDAGLRGFSIGGAQISEKHTNFIVNTGNATAEDVRKIIAEVRKRVNEKFHILLETEVVFLGEFDTQI
- a CDS encoding recombinase family protein, which encodes MLYAYIRVSTDAQSVENQRFAIEEYCKQNSLSVNKWIDESVSGKIVAKKRLLGGLMAKLRKGDTLICSEISRLGRDMLMVMGILNECACKGVKIIGVKGNYRLENSLHSKIFAMAYSISSELEREFISQRTKDALARKKAEGVKLGRPTGAKNKNVKLKGKEQRIIDWRKDKVPIVQIANILKVDRSTVRRFIKDYVISENK
- a CDS encoding ATP-binding protein — encoded protein: MVYKDLPYGMSNFADLVESNYAYVDKTRFVEFLEKESCRYQFFVRPRRFGKSLFLSVMENYYDFNKKDKFESTFGDFYIGKHPTSEQGKYAVVRFDFSGVKTDNHDEFKVSFSNNVQETIRSFFDLYQNVFPDAKDIMKRLVSENLGTDAVSLLCNVAYKHNIPVFVIIDEYDSFANNLIAIGDAYKNEMGSDGSVRTFYETLKKGTTSSIKRIFITGISPMMATDLTSGFNMAINYSLSPKYNEMFGFTHEEVNWLINETGIDRNLIKKVDMEAYYNGYLFNQKGESKVYNSQMILFVFNQIKMTGEQPEEIVDANLKTDYGRLRRLAGNENNRKKLLSIALDGGIFGSVVGRFSQNELEKEEYFISLLFYLGMLTIGGFERGEIWLKIPNYSVKTLFWEYLISYIQSLEQKETDFSEITKASKGMAYDGDYNSFLNYFVENYLKRLSNRDLMVFDEKYIKVMMLAILFGSSLYHPISENENMDGYCDIYLQRHHAVSDVEYEYIFELKYVKTDTAEKEKEAKFAEAFAQLEEYKKDPRFVGRNDIKFIAIVFAGKGNFEAREN